The DNA region GCATATAAGTGCGAAGGTGGCATTTTCTTGTTGTAATAAATCACTCCTATAATAGCATCAACTTGTTACTATTTTGCGTATACAGGGAATATGATTTTTATCCACAGAAATGAGAGTCCGCTtgcacaaaatatatatagtcttttcttttctcaagaATCAATGAATGTTCATTGATGACAAAAACGAATACGAAGAAAAAAGGGTACATTATATAGCTTGGAAAAATAGCAGATCCACCTAAAATCTCTACAAAGGGAGATACAAGTGACTAAAGCACGTCAAGTAATCATAAATACAATTATAGAGATCATTCCAGTTGCAGTAGTTCGTTCTCAACCTCTTACGACTAACTTTATATGGATCCTAATGAAGACCAAGAAGTAAAGTATAGCGCAATCCATATACATATTACTTCACAGGGAAGTAAAACCAAGAGGAGTCTTGAATTGGTACCCGGCGCAGGAACTCTCCACAAATCATACCTCTAGAACAAACTAACCAACAAAAACCTAACAACCAATTTCTAAACATTCAAATCAAATCAGCAAGGTTCCATTGATCGATTCAAACCGGTGACAGTTTAACTAATCAATACCAGCTAGACCATCAAATCAAGGTACCAAGCTTCCTTGATTGGTTCAGAATATAATCATAAGAACCTTCAAATACATCATTCTGATTTTGTTGGTGGCCTCTGAAGAGATTTCAGAGAGAGATCACAATTCTTGCACAAACAGAACTTAGAAAAGAGATATAACAAGGTGTTGCCGGTAGGACAttcaacacacacacacatatatatacgtgtTTCCAGGTAAAGGTCCATGTAATCGACTAGTAGCAACGAGATAAATGATAATTAATCTGACACCAACTAGTATAGTACACGATATAGCTAGATAAGAAATACGGGACCACTTGTTGTGGTTCATCCAGTTAGCTAGGCAATGAGCTGCTGTACTGGCTTCTAGAGCTTCAAACCCGATCCGCGGAACTTCTCTTCGGTGATGCAGTCGAGCCTCTCAATCATCTCGGGAGTCAGATAGTTCACCCAGTCTCCCACTTCGCCCTTTCTGAAGTACAACCTGTTCTCCTCCCCTGTCGGGAGCTTCCCGCTCCGGTTCACCTCCAGCTTGCTTAGATTATCGAAGCTGCAGAGCCTCAAGATCTCGTCAACCCCGCCATTGGCCTCCTCGTCTTCTGAGAAAGGGCAGCCCAAGAAACCAGCCAATCTCTTCAACTGCTCGCTAGGTTTCTCCGTCATTTCCTCGTACTTTAGGAACAAGACCTTATGGGGCATCTCCAAGCTTGCCTTGTAGTAGCCCAGGACATGGTCCCAGTAAGGCCCGTTGATGCTCACCCCACTACAAAACTTGTCAAAGGTCTCCTCCAGTGTGTTTGTGCCCATTTCCTTGAGCCTCAACTTATTTGTGAAATGCCATAGAGAGACAAACGTGTCCTTCGGGTTCCTACACAGATACACAAGCTTGCACTTGGAGTCCTTCACGGAATCCGGAAGTGAGACGTGGGACAGGTGGGTGGCAAACAGCCTTGAGGAGGTGAATGAGGAGAGGTCTGGATTCGGGTCCTCGACGTAGAGCCTGAGTTCCAAGAAAGGCACGAGGTCGTGCGGATTTTTTCGGAGCAAGGGATGGTCTGGTTTCTTATGAGGTTCTAAATAGTGAAATCGGTTCAAGAGGGCAAAGAGGATGGCTTTAAGCCATGTGGTTCCGGACTTGGGGGTGGTTACTAAAAGGACATCGGAGTCCTGGGCCCTAAATTGGCGTTGAGTATAGAGGACGCCGTTCATGTGGCGGGTGGGGTACCAGAAACCCTGAAACAGGTGGAGAAAGGTTGAGAGCCATCCCTTCTCGGATTGGAGGGAGCGAAGGAGTTCTCTACATTCATCGGTTAGGTTCTCATCTTGGAGATATTTGGGGAGGGGAGGCTCACTGGGGGCTGGCATGGTGGGGAAGAAGGAGAGATAAGAAGTTGAAGCATGAAGAACGAAGGATAGGGAGGAGAGGAGGTcatataaatagagaaaatattcaattagTATTAGTCGTTGATTGTGAACGACAGATGGAAATGTGGTGATTGGTGGGTGCATCTTTTGGAGCCTTTAGTACGGTCCATAAAGTACTTTTATGATTGTGATTAGCGCAAATCAATGTTCGAGCCTGTGGAACAGAGTCTAAAAGCATCTCGTCATTTcataggaaaaaaaacatgtaTTCTATGCATCTTGTCAATGAACGCACATGTATTTTCGGGGGCTGACAACCACAGGAATTTGAaagtatcattttttttaataagtgaATTTGAAAGTACCATGTGATCAGGCATGCTGACATCCGAATCTTAATTAGTTTATGCTTCTACTATACGTGAAATAGTTTCTTAGGGTTTCATGTCACGATCCGAAATTTCAGTAGAGTTTCCCTTATATTTCTCAATATCCATTGTCACATAAGCAATTCATATATAGCCTGCTTTCCATAACTCCCAAAACATCGAACAAATCCTGCAGGCtctacaaaaatatataacaaatcCAGTAGgttttaatatgtatataactCTCAAGAGAGTACTTTTTCTCAACCATATCACTAAatcaactaaacaaaagtttcaggtcgtaacataaCTACAAAATTCTACAAGAACTTACTACTTAGACTATGGGTGGGTTTATCTGCCAAAAATATTCTtcgcgctgatccccgttgtCCCAAAGTTTTCCTGTAtggctagtctagctcctagcttATTTGGAAAAATTATATGCAGGAGGCTATGAGCTGCATTTCAGTGAGTACGatatttcaaagtaaaataaaataatacacTCATAATTCACAAtaatcaataatatatatatgcatatatgtatctatatattctacCACAATGTCGAGTCTAACACCAACCTAATCCTTTCATACAACTAACTCGACGAACAATCTCAAGTAAATTATATGCATATCCTCATCaacatatctcataagcgggcccctttttttaaaatttcgcCGGGTCCAGTGGCCGTTTGggtccctttttctattccgtcGGGTCCAGCAGTCGTTCGGGCCTCtctttctattccgccgggtccagtgATCTCATGACTATAATCACACAATAATACTAGCATACTCAACACAATATATCAAACTATATTCCTCAATCATTTAGTCACCTCCACTTCTATAACaacacatataaatatttactatcattttacgatggaagaaagtactcacaaaGAACCCTAAAAAAGATAACTCAATGAGTCGAGTATTTCGGGTGTAATGTCTCGGTCTCCTCAGCCCCCAAACTTTGTCAATATCCAACCAAAAATGCTAGATTAAACCCTTCCTTATGAGATGACTTCCGATCTCGATAgttctccctctctctgtcATTGTTCTTCCtttgttctctctctccctctctctgttTTCTTCTTTGACCATACCAGCAGAAAACAAAGCaacaaaagaaacaaaaagaaaagaaaaagaagaagtccATGGCGGTGGAATTGCTAAAGGCAGGGATGAAGACCACGTGAGCCCTTTCTAcacttttctcttcttcttttttttttaaaacatgaAATTAAGGCTGCAGCCACGTAAACtatagtatataatatacatgttTATTACGTAAGCATGCCTGTGTATATGttgtatatatgcatgttaaATTAATACCGCGTGTCGCAGTTCATTCTGCGTTTATGGATCTCAAGAAGTTGTTGTGTTGCTATTTATGAATATTTTACGGGCCAGGGTGGGACGTCAGCCGAGACCATGGGACCAGATAGCCCCCTGCTATGCGGGGCCCCCATCCAACAGTCCTAGGGCTTAATGGGCAAAGGTACATTTCCGAGAGCATAGGGGCTCCCTGTGAATTTAGACTGAGACCCTTGCTTCTCTCAGGTGACTCCATGGATGTGATTGATTATCGGCTGCTGCTCAGAttactcttcttctttttcttcttcttctttttttgaggTAGATCTCATATTACTCATTTTGACATCTGCTACTGTTGATTCCTCCTATGTTTAACTTTTGGGCTGTTGTCTATCGGACATGACAACTCGTGGCCCATAAACTTGCGGAATGGTTTAGCTTTCCAAAATGTGCTGGGCCGGTCTCTGTCCCTGTTCTTCCCGTCCATAACTTCTATAGGGAATGGGATTTTAACTTTGTTTCTTGCAATACAAATATACGACAGTTCAAATATTGGAATAAGCAATTTACACCGAGCACTAGATATATCACAACTAGGAGTTATTGGAACAGGAGCTCATGGGCTCAGGTGTTCAAGGACGCCCCGTCAAAAATTCATATGAACAAGATTGCCGAGGTACAGGTAACCCCATCAACAGCTCCACCTAGTCACAACCTCCGATTACCAACCCTAGGCCCTGTGGTGGGACGTGATGGTGGCTTGAGATCTTGGGAACCAGAACAAGCCAAAGAGAGAGTGACAGCGTTGGCTTGATGAAAGACAAAACTGAAATCCATCATTTGAATCCTATGAGCTGCGTGTTGTGGATGTTCCGGAAAGTGAATTCAGTATGTGCCAGTCCAGCTCTGGCTCTTAGATTTTTCACCATTTGTTTCGCATCAAACTTCGATCTCAATTTCAGAAGgcccttttttttgggtaatctGTAGGACTGTTTCATGTACTGCTGGCGGTGCAGCAGAGCAGGCAGACCTCTCCCAACTTCACATGCAATGGATGATTATGAACTGAACACATTTCTTGTAAAGCAGGTTTCAAAACACATCCCAGCAGCAATAGAGAGACTCCATGGCCTACGAGCCCATTTTGATTTGGCCCGCATGCCTCTCTCTTTGCTTTAGTGGCCCAAGCTGGGTGCTATtcggtttttttatttttattttttggtgaagttcttatttggtttttgagtGTTAATAAAGAGCAGCGCTTACAGaccgaaaaaaattagagTGATAGAGACCCTTGATCAAATTAAAAAGCAAATTAAAGCGAATTGTGCTTCCATGGCAGTTTTCATTTTCAAGCGTATTGGCCTCTCTGTATGAACATTGACATTTCTCTTCAATCTGTGTATAATGTTCTGCAGAATCCACGAATATAAAATGCTCTATGACGGGATGAAATTTTCAGGCTTTTTCACTTGATCATTTCCTAATTCTGATTGAACAGTTGTACAAATTCATGGAACTTATTAAATTTGGCATGCGAATTGAAAGTTTTTACctacaaaataaaatgtatGATATCATAAGGTtgcatttttttatcttcGATTTAAGGTTTTTGCTATGGTTTTTTGACAACCCGAAAGGTTTAAATACGGACGTTGCAAAATGATAGAGATCAATACCACTAATTACAATTTGTCAATAACATCACAGATTACAAAATCCGAAAGAGCCATTGACCAACCGGATGTATAAACAAAGCGCAGATCCATTCCAGGGCAAGAAAGATCTTATAACCAATGAAACTGCAGAACAGATTACAAGTCCGGAGTATTGCTTGGTCTACTTGTTTTGGGAATAACTGGCTTCAATCACTTCTAGAGCTTTAAGCCTGAGCTGCCTAGTTTCTCTTCAGGGGTGTGGTCGAGCCGTTCGATCATCTCAGGAGTCAGAGAGTTCACCCAGCCTCCTACGTCACCCTTTCTGAAGAAAAACTCGTTCTCCATCCCTGTCCAGAGCTTCCCTGTCTGATTCACCTCCAGGTTGCTCAGATTATCGAAGCTGCAGAGCCTCAAGATCTCATCAACCCCGCCATTGGCCTCCTCGTCTTCCGAGAATGGGAAGCCCAATAAATcatccattctcttcatttgCTCACCGGGTTTCTCCATCATTTCCTCATACCTTAGGAACAGGACCTCAGGGGGCATCACCGAGCTAGTCTCGTAATAGTCCAGGACGTGGTCCCGGTATGGTCCATAAGAGCTCACACCTCTACAAAACTGGTCAAAGGCCTCCTCAATGACCTCCTCAAGTGCCTGTATGCCCATTTCGTTGTGCGTCAGCTTGTTATCGTAATGCCTTAGAGAGACAAACGTGTCCTTTAGGTTCCTACACAAATACAGAAGCTTGCATTTGGAGTCCTTCACAGAATCCGAAAAAGACACGAGTTGCATGTGGGTGACAAACTCAGGGCCACTTCTGTATGGTGGATAGTAGATAGGATTGAATGTTTCTCTTCAattataaaaaggaaaaaagtagaatagaaaatttattattgtgaAGCACAATTATTAGTGAGGTATAACTATAAATCTAGCAAGTTGACTTTAACAACTTCAATCATGCAAAGCATGGATTGGCGAGGTACAGGAAACCCCATCAAAAGCTTTACCCAATCACAACCTCCAATTACTGACCCCAGGCCCGATGGTGGGacgtgacggtgaatcgagacCTTGGGAAGCAGAGCAAGCCAAAGAGTGACTGACTGCGTTGGCTTGATGACAGACAAAGCGGATGTTCCAGAAAGTGACTTCATTATGTGCCAGTCCAGCTCTGGCTCTTAGGTTTTTCACCACTTTGTTTGCATCAAACTTGACTTTCAACTTAAGAAGGCCCTTTGTTTCCGGAAATCTGAAGGACTATATCCAGTAATGCCGGCGGTGCAGCAGAGGAGGCAGACCTCTCGCTCAAAGCAATCTTCACATGCAATGGATGATCATGAACCGAACACATCCCATCTATATATCACGTTTCTAAACACATCCCAGCAGCAATATAGAGACTCCAGATCAAAGTAGAAACAAAATAGAATTCTGCTTCCGTGTCTATTTACATTTTCAAGCCTATTGGCCTCTCTGTATGAATATTAacatttttattcaatttgtgTAATGTTCTGCAGAATCTGTGAATATAACATGCTATACAACAGGATCAATGGAATTCTCATGCTAATTTTGATTGAACAGTTGTACAAATTCATGGAACTAATAGAATTTGGCATGAGCATTTAAAGTTTTTACGtacaagaataaaaatatatgatattaagaggttgaatttttttttttttaacttctaTTTCTGGTTTTGTTACCTGCTTTGGACAACCCAAAAGGCGTAAATATGAACGTTGCGAAATGATGGAGATCAATACCAAAATTTACAATTTGGTTCAAAAATATCACAGATTACAAAAGCCGAAAGAGCCATTGACCAACTggatagataaaataaaaagttgatCCATTCCTGGGGCAAGAGAAATCTTATAACCAAAGAAACTAGTACATAACATATTACAAGTTTTGGGAAAATTCATTTGTTTTGGGAATAACCGGCTATCGACTCATTTCTAGAGCTTTAAGCCTGAGCTGCCTATCTTCTCTTCAGTGATGCGGTCAAGCCGCTCGATCTTCTCTGGAGTTAAATAGTTCACCCAGTCTCCCACTTCGCCCTTTCTGAAGAAAAACTTGTTCTCCAACCCTAGCTCAAGCTTCCCAGTCTGATTCACCTCCAGCTTGCTCAGATTATCGAAGCTGCAGAGCCTTAGGATCTCATCCACCCCGACATTGGCCTCCTCGTCCTCGGATAAAGGACAGCCCAAGAAATCAGCCAATCTCTTCAAATGCTCACTCTGTTTGTCCTTCATTTCCTCGTACTTTAGAAACAAGACCTTATGGGGCATCTCCAAGCTAGCCTTATAGTAATCCAGGACATGGTCCCAGTATGGTCCATAAAGGCTCACACCTTTGCAAAACATGTCAAAGGCCCCCTCAAGTGCCTGTATGCCCATTTCAGTTTCATTGTGCGTCAACTTATTTAAGAAGTGCCATAGAGAGACAAACGTGTCCCTTGGGTTCCTACATAGATACACAAGCTTACACTTGGAGTCCTTCACGGACTCTGGAAGTGACCTGAGCGGTATGTGGGTGGCAAACAGCCTTGGGGAGTTGAAATTGGAGAGGTCCGGATAAGGGTCCTTGGACGTGTAGATGTCGACTTCCAAAAAGGGTACGAGTTTGTGAGGATTTTTGTGGAGCAAGGGGTGGTCTAGTTTTCTGTTGGCCGGTTCAGAATAGCAGGATCGATTTAGCAGGGCAAAGATGATGGCCTTAAGCCATGTGGTACCGGACTTGGGAGTGGTCACAAGGAGAATGTCCGAGTCCAGGGACCTAAAGTGGCGTTGAGTCAAGAGGGTGCCGTTCATGTGGAGGGCGCCGTACCAGAATCCCTGGTAGAGGTAGTAGAGGGTGCTCGAGCTCAAGACCCATCCCTTCTCGGATTGGAGGGACCCCATGAGTTCTCTGCATTCATCTGTTAGCATCAGGTCGTCGGGCTGAAGATTTCTGGGGAGAGAAGAGCCCTCAGTGGTTGACATTGTATGGAGCAATTAGGAGGAGATAGAGGTTATTAGAAGTTGGTTAATTAGAAGGATATACAGGTAGGCAGTAAAGGTAGACGGAAGTAATGTGAtttattcaataataaatcaaGTAAGGTATAACTACAATTCTGACAAGTTGACTCTAATTAATGACTTCAATCATGTGAAGCCATGTGTTATTGGGTGCAGTGGGAAATCTATGATTGACCCCACTCTACAAATAAGGGTATTAACAATAACTAGTTGAATACATGTTATTGCACAAGACTGCACCAATAATcgcttaattatttttatcgagaaaaatgttataaatatatacatagattAAAATCtcattaaagaaaattgagaTATACGTGAAAAGAATTgaatagaataaaaatatgttaccaatatatcaataaaatataaaaaaattctcataCAAATGTGTGAAAAGatgaaatgaatgaaaatatgTGAGCAAATATGTCAAccatagaaaataataatttctccaaGTAAAAAACCTTAATAAAGTAAGTGAAGAGAAAACCTGATGAATCCTTTTGAAACAATCAAATTGACATAGACCGGTCAGTGTTGGTAGTGGATAAGCATGCAACACAATATACATATGAAATCTGCAAAGACACTAACACGTCTTtacaaacaaaaatataatgataaaGTTTCGTGTAaggcatctatatatatagctccaatatataatgtaaactttatatatgcaatatatatcttCAACTATATATGCACACGTTCctataatatatcaaataactatatatattatatatagctaccaaaataaaaattacaatacgTATTTTATCGTATcaaaacatatatgtattcaTATAATGCAATTGTGTGATATCTTtagattctattatatatttcatatttgtcaaatatatataagaaaggtGATTGGCCAGTTATGTATATTATCAAAAGAATTTTATCAAAAGAATGTTATTAATATGTTGTGGTTGTCATTTTGTTGTCccatttataaataaattaaaaaaatgcttTTATTACCTTCCTAATAAGgctaataatgaaata from Punica granatum isolate Tunisia-2019 chromosome 3, ASM765513v2, whole genome shotgun sequence includes:
- the LOC116199264 gene encoding cytosolic sulfotransferase 5-like yields the protein MSTTEGSSLPRNLQPDDLMLTDECRELMGSLQSEKGWVLSSSTLYYLYQGFWYGALHMNGTLLTQRHFRSLDSDILLVTTPKSGTTWLKAIIFALLNRSCYSEPANRKLDHPLLHKNPHKLVPFLEVDIYTSKDPYPDLSNFNSPRLFATHIPLRSLPESVKDSKCKLVYLCRNPRDTFVSLWHFLNKLTHNETEMGIQALEGAFDMFCKGVSLYGPYWDHVLDYYKASLEMPHKVLFLKYEEMKDKQSEHLKRLADFLGCPLSEDEEANVGVDEILRLCSFDNLSKLEVNQTGKLELGLENKFFFRKGEVGDWVNYLTPEKIERLDRITEEKIGSSGLKL
- the LOC116198748 gene encoding cytosolic sulfotransferase 12-like; the protein is MPAPSEPPLPKYLQDENLTDECRELLRSLQSEKGWLSTFLHLFQGFWYPTRHMNGVLYTQRQFRAQDSDVLLVTTPKSGTTWLKAILFALLNRFHYLEPHKKPDHPLLRKNPHDLVPFLELRLYVEDPNPDLSSFTSSRLFATHLSHVSLPDSVKDSKCKLVYLCRNPKDTFVSLWHFTNKLRLKEMGTNTLEETFDKFCSGVSINGPYWDHVLGYYKASLEMPHKVLFLKYEEMTEKPSEQLKRLAGFLGCPFSEDEEANGGVDEILRLCSFDNLSKLEVNRSGKLPTGEENRLYFRKGEVGDWVNYLTPEMIERLDCITEEKFRGSGLKL
- the LOC116200608 gene encoding cytosolic sulfotransferase 5-like, which translates into the protein MKSLSGTSALSVIKPTQSVTLWLALLPKVSIHRHVPPSGLGNLKDTFVSLRHYDNKLTHNEMGIQALEEVIEEAFDQFCRGVSSYGPYRDHVLDYYETSSVMPPEVLFLRYEEMMEKPGEQMKRMDDLLGFPFSEDEEANGGVDEILRLCSFDNLSNLEVNQTGKLWTGMENEFFFRKGDVGGWVNSLTPEMIERLDHTPEEKLGSSGLKL